The following are encoded together in the Gasterosteus aculeatus chromosome 7, fGasAcu3.hap1.1, whole genome shotgun sequence genome:
- the cfap184 gene encoding cilia- and flagella-associated protein 184, with amino-acid sequence MYGKTESEVKNDGVLAADPFKEEVNGKGKQGVRAEMNASDHVEENSNKGTRVEEETRLEPEENSGSKFQGVDYIKTCETLDLKKNVVMEQPHEECAVFRSNIINKNGPLKLHWETPVGQNTICTQEEGDAEEHKSTCAPAAVGATSPKETTLLQELREDREKALRQRGLLHAKLAEFFHKKAMDDGHMGMDQPLLEQEYEKHMSILTDLKLHVATEPPAEKLRLKFQEKLDMVEREWGELVALEQPVVVATLSPCLGKQAAQLKVRETVATEELLQDELTKLRLKHIQLKIKIHRLETELRKEDAPDREPLHLQFEQLQTERQELKKLNKKQNEESSKMQKKISSSLEFLSNVKEKLFWSQREVQAQREKLAELEATVSRKRDRLTRTKQARNSLLEDNLRLKERRGLLGNWVLLRDYEDTVDASNHLEEQLDTIKAANNISGTIH; translated from the exons ATGTATGGAAAGACAGAAAGTGAGGTGAAGAATGATGGGGTTTTAGCGGCAGATCCCTTCAAGGAGGAAGTTAATGGTAAGGGGAAGCAAGGCGTTCGAGCTGAAATGAATGCATCAGATCATGTTGAAGAAAACTCTAATAAAGGGACCCGTGTAGAAGAAGAGACACGATTGGAACCAGAAGAGAACAGTGGAAGCAAGTTCCAGGGTGTTGATTACATCAAGACATGTGAAACGTTGGATTTGAAGAAGAATGTAGTGATGGAACAGCCCCACGAGGAGTGTGCTGTTTTTCGAAGCaacattattaataaaaatggACCACTCAAATTGCACTGGGAGACTCCAGTAGGCCAGAACACCATTTGTACACAGGAGGAAGGCGACGCTGAAGAACATAAATCCACTTGTGCTCCTGCAGCTGTAGGAGCTACCAGCCCTAAAGAGACCACACTCCTCCAGGAGCTGCGTGAGGACAGGGAGAAAGCCCTCCGGCAGCGCGGCCTGCTGCATGCAAAGCTGGCAGAGTTCTTCCACAAGAAAGCCATGGACGACGGCCACATGGGCATGGACCAACCGCTGTTGGAGCAGGAGTACGAGAAGCACATGAGCATCCTGACTGACCTGAAGCTGCACGTCGCAACTGAGCCGCCGGCAGAGAAGCTGAGATTAAAGTTCCAGGAGAAGCTGGACATG GTGGAACGAGAATGGGGAGAGTTGGTGGCATTGGAGCAGCCGGTAGTGGTGGCAACACTGAGCCCATGCCTGGGTAAACAGGCCGCTCAGCTTAAAGTGAGGGAAACCGTGGCaacagaggagctgctgcaggatgaGCTGACCAAACTGCGCCTCAAGCACATTCAGCTGAAGATCAAGATTCACAGACTGGAGACCGAGCTGCGCAAGGAGGATGCACCTGACAGGGAGCCCCTACATCTGCAGTTTGagcagctgcagacagagaggcAGGAGCTGAAAAAACTCAATAAAAAGCAAAATGAGGAATCTTCAAAGATGCAAAAAAAGATCAGCAGTAGTTTGGAA ttcCTGTCAAACGTGAAGGAGAAGCTGTTCTGGAGTCAGAGGGAGGTCCAGGCCCAGCGAGAGAAACTGGCCGAGCTGGAGGCCACGGTGTCACGGAAGAGGGACCGCCTGACCAGGACCAAGCAGGCCCGCAACAGCCTGCTGGAAGACAACCTAAGGCTGAAGGAGCGTCGTGGCCTGCTGGGGAACTGGGTCCTGCTGCGTGACTATGAGGACACTGTGGACGCCTCCAATCACCTGGAAGAACAACTGGACACAATTAAAGCCGCCAACAACATCTCTGGTACCATCCACTGA
- the tada2b gene encoding transcriptional adapter 2-beta → MADLGKKYCVNCLADVTNLRLRCTDCPDIELCPECFSAGAEIGNHRRWHGYQQVDGGRFSLWGPEAAGGWTSREEQSLLDAIEQYGFGNWEDMAAHVGATRTPQEVMEHYVTMYIHGNLGKACISDSIPNRVTDHTCPSGGPLSPSLTTPLPPLEISLAEQQQLGYMPLRDDYEIEYDQDAEKLISGLSVNYDDEDVEIEMKRAHVDIYVRKLRERQRRKNIARDYNLVPTFLGRDKKDKEKEKPGAPGVVCSAGGVGGAGAGGGTIGSGSTTAAGSGPVSSTPKRKITKEEKEQRLRLRGLCQFMAHKEFEDLFENMHKERVLRAKVRELQRFRRNGITRLEESAEYESARHKREKRKENKSVITSKRGSAGGGGLVSGMGLGGGATGGGGLAGGLGVGGGIKEEGKDGEFATIENLTGFELLSDREKVLCSSLNLSPARYLTVKTIIIKDHLQKRQGIPAKSRLPSYLDKVLKKRILIFLTESGWISRDAS, encoded by the exons ATGGCCGACCTGGGGAAGAAGTACTGCGTTAACTGCCTAGCAGATGTTACGAACCTGCGGCTTCGCTGCACCGACTGCCCCGATATCGAGCTGTGTCCGGAGTGTTTCTCGGCGGGCGCAGAAATCGGTAATCACCGGAGATGGCACGGCTACCAGCAGGTCGACGGTGGTCGGTTCTCCCTCTGGGGTCCCGAGGCAGCGGGAGGATGGACTAGCAGGGAAGAGCAGTCGCTCCTCGATGCCATCGAGCAATATGGATTTGGAAACTGG GAGGACATGGCCGCTCACGTTGGAGCAACCCGAACTCCTCAGGAAGTCATGGAGCACTACGTCACCATGTACATCCACGGGAACCTGGGTAAGGCCTGCATCTCCGACAGCATTCCCAACCGAGTGACGGACCACACCTGCCCCAGCGGAGGGCCCCTGTCGCCGAGCCTCACCACCCCACTCCCCCCGCTGGAGATCAGCCtggccgagcagcagcagctgggctACATGCCGCTACGTGACGACTATGAGATTGAATATGACCAGGACGCAGAGAAGCTCATCAGCGGGCTGTCTGTCAACTACGACGATGAGGATGTGGAAATTGAAATGAAACGCGCCCACGTGGACATTTATGTGCGAAAGCTCAGAGAGCGCCAGCGACGTAAGAACATTGCCCGGGACTACAACCTGGTGCCCACGTTCCTGGGCCGGGACAAGAAGgacaaggagaaagagaagccgGGAGCGCCGGGAGTCGTATGCAGCgctggtggggtggggggtgcaggagctggaggcggcACAATCGGATCAGGTTCCACAACAGCGGCAGGATCAGGTCCTGTTTCCAGTACCCCCAAAAGAAAGATCACCAAGGAAGAGAAAGAGCAACGGCTCAGACTACGGGGGCTCTGCCAGTTCATGGCCCATAAGGAGTTTGAAGACTTATTTGAGAACATGCATAAGGAACGCGTGCTTAGGGCCAAAGTGCGTGAGCTGCAACGCTTCCGTCGCAACGGCATCACCCGCCTGGAGGAGTCGGCAGAGTATGAATCAGCGCGACACAAACGAGAGAAACGCAAAGAGAACAAAAGTGTGATCACGTCCAAACGAGGCAGCGCAGGAGGCGGCGGGCTTGTTTCTGGTATGGGACTCGGGGGTGGAGCTACAGGgggaggaggccttgctggtgGGTTGGGGGTTGGAGGTGGGATCAAAGAAGAGGGCAAAGATGGTGAGTTTGCCACTATTGAGAATCTGACCGGCTTTGAGCTGCtgtcagacagagagaaggtGCTGTGTAGCTCTCTGAATCTCAGCCCAGCACGGTACCTGACTGTCAAAACTATCATCATCAAAGATCACCTGCAGAAGAGGCAAGGCATCCCAGCCAAGAGCCGGCTGCCCAGCTACCTGGACAAGGTCCTCAAGAAGCGCATTCTGATCTTCCTCACGGAAAGTGGCTGGATATCTCGAGACGCATCCTAG